One genomic segment of Pseudomonas sp. RU47 includes these proteins:
- a CDS encoding cobalt-precorrin-5B (C(1))-methyltransferase, which translates to MRDETAEQPAPLRSGLTTGSCATATSLAAARLLLGGHSADAVQIVLPKGKQVQMRLEFCRLTDDGAEAGTIKDAGDDPDVTHGALLYSRVRLMAEPGIRFNAGAGVGTVTRPGLVLGVGEPAINPVPRKMISDHLTLLAAETGYFGGFDVTVNVEGGEALALKTMNPRLGILGGLSILGTSGIVRPFSCAAYIASIHQGIDVAKTNGYLHIAACTGNASEDTMRRVYNLPEIALIEMGDFVGAVLKHVRKVPVDKLSLCGGFGKISKLAAGHMDLHSRHSSIDLPQLAEWAAAIGADEALQQSIREANTSQQALAMASSAGIALGDEVCRHALNFARSVVPAQVQVEVFAIDRQGGIVGHAGGFA; encoded by the coding sequence ATGCGTGACGAAACTGCCGAACAACCTGCGCCGCTGCGCAGCGGCCTGACCACTGGCAGCTGCGCCACCGCCACCAGCCTTGCCGCCGCGCGTCTGTTGCTCGGCGGACACTCCGCCGATGCGGTGCAGATTGTTTTGCCCAAAGGCAAACAGGTGCAGATGCGACTGGAGTTCTGTCGTTTGACCGATGACGGCGCCGAGGCCGGAACGATCAAGGATGCTGGCGACGATCCCGACGTGACTCACGGTGCCCTGCTCTATTCGCGGGTAAGGCTAATGGCCGAGCCGGGGATTCGCTTCAATGCCGGTGCCGGCGTGGGCACCGTGACCCGGCCGGGACTGGTGCTCGGGGTCGGTGAGCCGGCGATCAACCCGGTACCGCGCAAAATGATCAGCGATCACCTGACATTGCTCGCGGCGGAAACCGGTTATTTCGGCGGCTTCGACGTCACGGTCAACGTCGAGGGTGGTGAAGCACTGGCGCTGAAAACCATGAACCCACGGCTGGGCATTCTCGGTGGATTATCGATCCTCGGCACCAGCGGCATCGTTCGGCCGTTCTCTTGCGCGGCCTACATTGCCTCGATCCATCAAGGCATCGACGTGGCGAAAACCAACGGTTATTTGCACATCGCCGCCTGCACCGGCAACGCCAGCGAAGACACCATGCGTCGCGTCTACAACCTGCCGGAAATCGCTCTGATCGAAATGGGCGACTTCGTCGGCGCGGTGCTTAAGCATGTGCGCAAAGTGCCTGTGGATAAACTCAGCCTGTGCGGCGGCTTCGGCAAGATCAGCAAACTGGCGGCCGGGCACATGGACCTGCACTCGCGGCATTCGAGTATCGACCTGCCACAACTGGCGGAGTGGGCGGCGGCGATAGGTGCCGATGAGGCGTTGCAGCAAAGCATTCGCGAGGCCAACACCAGCCAGCAGGCGCTGGCCATGGCCAGTTCAGCGGGGATCGCGCTGGGAGATGAAGTCTGCCGCCATGCGCTGAATTTTGCCCGCAGCGTGGTGCCGGCGCAGGTGCAGGTCGAGGTGTTTGCGATTGATCGTCAGGGCGGGATCGTCGGGCACGCCGGAGGTTTTGCATGA
- the cobG gene encoding precorrin-3B synthase → MSTALRPSACPGLLRIVQALDGGICRIKLNGGSISADQADAVADAAEQFGGAIEATNRANLQIRGIGKQSAALIERLLAAGLGPRTAAGDDVRNLMLSPAAGIDRQMHFDTRPLAEQILDTLQSHPRFHELSAKFAVQLDGGEALAMLEHPHDLWLSAFERDGEVLLAFGLAGCPADRAVGAVALEHGHALVVAVLELFLELARPEQTRMRHLLDELPLSAFIEQLSTRLPIKSVSHWQRTAVANDLHIGIHPQNTSDRVYLGAVPALGRLDPAMLRGAAQLARQFGNGSLRFTPWQSLLVPDVQASDAAQVLQGLEQLNLLTRAAEPLAHLIACTGSNGCGKGLADTKQDARHLATLLPSALNVHLSGCTRSCAAAHCAPVTLLAVSAGHYDLYFRDATQPGFGALHARNLTIEAAAILLDARSRSPLDA, encoded by the coding sequence ATGTCCACCGCCTTACGCCCCTCGGCCTGCCCGGGGTTGCTGCGTATCGTCCAGGCACTGGACGGCGGCATCTGCCGGATCAAGCTCAATGGCGGTTCGATCAGCGCCGATCAGGCTGATGCAGTGGCCGATGCAGCCGAACAGTTCGGCGGCGCGATCGAGGCGACCAACCGCGCCAATCTGCAGATTCGCGGGATCGGTAAGCAATCCGCAGCGCTGATCGAGCGTCTGCTCGCCGCCGGTCTCGGGCCGCGCACGGCGGCCGGTGACGATGTGCGCAACCTGATGCTCAGCCCTGCGGCCGGGATTGATCGGCAGATGCACTTCGACACCCGGCCCCTCGCCGAACAGATCCTCGACACGCTGCAAAGCCATCCACGTTTCCACGAGCTGAGCGCCAAGTTCGCCGTGCAACTGGATGGCGGGGAAGCCTTGGCGATGCTCGAGCATCCCCATGATCTGTGGTTGTCGGCGTTCGAGCGTGACGGTGAAGTGTTGCTGGCGTTCGGTCTGGCCGGATGTCCGGCGGATCGCGCAGTCGGCGCGGTGGCGCTGGAACACGGCCATGCACTGGTGGTGGCGGTACTGGAATTGTTTCTTGAGTTGGCGCGCCCCGAGCAAACACGCATGCGCCATTTGCTCGACGAGTTGCCGCTCTCGGCGTTTATCGAGCAACTGAGCACGCGCTTGCCGATCAAGTCTGTCAGCCATTGGCAGCGCACGGCCGTTGCGAACGATCTGCACATCGGCATTCATCCGCAAAATACCTCGGACCGGGTGTACCTCGGCGCGGTGCCGGCGCTGGGCCGTCTCGATCCGGCAATGCTGCGCGGGGCCGCGCAACTGGCCCGCCAGTTCGGCAATGGCAGCCTGCGTTTCACACCTTGGCAAAGCCTGCTGGTGCCGGATGTGCAAGCCAGCGATGCGGCGCAAGTACTGCAAGGTCTTGAACAACTGAACCTGTTGACCCGCGCTGCCGAACCCCTTGCACACCTGATCGCCTGCACCGGCTCCAATGGCTGCGGCAAAGGCCTGGCCGACACCAAGCAGGACGCGCGTCATCTGGCGACGTTGCTGCCCTCGGCCCTCAACGTCCATCTCAGCGGTTGCACGCGCTCTTGCGCCGCCGCCCACTGTGCCCCGGTGACGTTGCTGGCCGTCAGTGCCGGTCACTACGACCTC
- the cbiE gene encoding precorrin-6y C5,15-methyltransferase (decarboxylating) subunit CbiE: MSPWLTVVGIGEDGFKGLGKNARRALLGASRIVGGQRQLDLLPVCIRGERQLWPSPFSLAPVLAQRGEAVCVLASGDPMFYGVGASLARQVPSDEMLILPAPSSCSLAAARLGWPLQDVVTLSLVARPLAALNAQLFSGVRLLLLSNDGQSPAAVAQLLRERGFGSSRMCVLEHLGGNAERRIDSSASAWDDAPIADLNVIAIECLADADAPRLSRLAGLPDSAFQHDGQLTKRDVRAITLARLAPTPGELLWDVGAGSGSIGIEWMRAHPSCRAVAIEADDGRQQLIEHNRDALGVPGLQLIRGKAPQALNGLERPDAIFIGGGVTREGVFETCWEQLKPGGRLVANAVTLQSEVTLMNWRERHGGELTRIHVAQAQPLGEFDTWRQALPITLLDLVKPLDA; the protein is encoded by the coding sequence ATGTCACCCTGGCTGACGGTAGTGGGAATCGGTGAAGACGGCTTCAAGGGCCTGGGCAAAAACGCCCGGCGTGCCCTGTTGGGCGCCTCGCGGATCGTTGGTGGCCAGCGCCAACTTGATTTGTTGCCGGTGTGCATTCGCGGTGAACGGCAATTGTGGCCGAGCCCGTTTTCCCTGGCGCCGGTGCTGGCCCAGCGTGGCGAAGCGGTCTGCGTGCTGGCCAGTGGTGACCCGATGTTCTACGGCGTCGGTGCCAGCCTCGCCCGTCAGGTGCCGAGCGACGAGATGCTGATCCTGCCGGCACCGTCGTCCTGCTCGCTGGCCGCCGCTCGTCTCGGCTGGCCGTTGCAGGACGTGGTAACGCTGTCCTTGGTGGCCCGACCACTGGCGGCGCTCAATGCGCAATTATTCAGTGGCGTGCGTCTGTTGTTGTTGAGCAACGACGGTCAGAGCCCGGCTGCTGTTGCACAATTGCTCCGTGAACGCGGCTTCGGTTCGAGCCGGATGTGCGTTCTCGAGCATCTTGGCGGCAACGCCGAGCGACGCATCGACAGCAGCGCCAGCGCCTGGGATGACGCGCCGATAGCCGACCTCAATGTCATCGCCATCGAATGCCTGGCCGATGCCGACGCCCCGCGCCTGTCACGCCTCGCAGGATTGCCAGACTCGGCATTCCAGCACGACGGCCAATTGACCAAACGCGACGTACGCGCCATCACCCTCGCCCGCCTTGCCCCGACCCCCGGCGAATTGCTTTGGGATGTCGGCGCCGGCAGCGGCTCGATCGGTATCGAGTGGATGCGCGCGCACCCCAGTTGCCGCGCCGTGGCCATCGAAGCCGATGACGGCCGCCAGCAATTGATCGAGCACAACCGCGATGCGTTGGGCGTGCCCGGTCTGCAATTGATTCGCGGCAAGGCGCCGCAGGCGCTGAACGGACTGGAACGCCCGGATGCAATTTTCATTGGCGGCGGCGTCACCCGTGAGGGCGTGTTCGAAACCTGCTGGGAGCAACTCAAGCCCGGTGGCCGTCTGGTCGCCAACGCGGTGACCCTGCAAAGCGAAGTCACCCTGATGAACTGGCGCGAACGCCATGGCGGCGAACTCACGCGTATCCATGTCGCCCAGGCGCAACCGCTCGGCGAGTTCGACACCTGGCGTCAGGCGCTACCGATCACCCTGCTCGATCTGGTCAAACCCCTCGATGCGTGA